Proteins co-encoded in one Papaver somniferum cultivar HN1 chromosome 5, ASM357369v1, whole genome shotgun sequence genomic window:
- the LOC113284504 gene encoding DELLA protein GAIP-like, producing the protein MGPYDLGISVGSSNNNSGSNCFHNEKLVTPDIDGLLASDAVLYSMLNELNQSLPNYSSASHHHHHLSNLSADLELIDSLIPAPESLDPTAGNIVWSDQNGINQQAQVNQASPPAQQHQMTTTSVVSPKNEIEMSYESSENVQELGLVSASSPAEATEEEDPSIRLVHLLMTCAEAVQHGHISLAAALIEEMRYTLTRVNTLCGIGKVAGYFIDALARRVYSPSQESFLPATESTQENEFLYHQFYEACPFLKFAHFTANQAILEAFQGHDYVHVIDFNLVHGLQWPALIQALALRPGGPPVLRLTGIGPPSTDGSDSLREIGLRIAEVAWSVNVKFTFRGVAASRLDDVKPWMLQVKPFEAVAVNSIMQLHRLLGTDSTRGSPPIDTVLSWIRSLNPKIVTVVEQEADHNQPGFLSRFTEALYYYSTIFDSLDACGLHQEKAFAEMYIQKEICNVLSCEGISRVERHEPLIKWRNRLVDAGFGPLHLGSNALKQARMLLTLFSAEGYSVEETEGFLTLNWQSRPLIAASAWQPFASD; encoded by the coding sequence ATGGGGCCGTATGATTTAGGCATCTCAGTTGGAAGTAGCAACAACAACTCCGGCAGCAATTGTTTCCATAACGAGAAGTTGGTTACGCCGGATATCGATGGGTTGCTCGCTTCTGATGCGGTTCTCTACTCCATGCTTAACGAGTTGAATCAGTCCTTACCTAATTATAGTAGTgcatctcatcatcatcatcatctatcAAATTTATCAGCTGATCTAGAGCTTATAGACTCATTAATTCCAGCGCCTGAATCATTAGATCCGACAGCCGGTAACATCGTGTGGAGTGATCAGAACGGTATAAATCAGCAAGCTCAAGTTAATCAAGCATCACCACCGGCACAACAACATCAAATGACGACGACAAGCGTAGTTTCGCCGAAGAACGAGATTGAAATGTCATACGAATCATCAGAGAATGTGCAGGAACTCGGACTGGTTTCGGCGTCATCACCTGCAGAGGCTACGGAAGAAGAAGATCCTAGTATCAGGCTAGTACACTTGCTGATGACATGTGCAGAGGCAGTCCAACATGGCCACATCTCATTGGCTGCAGCTTTGATCGAAGAAATGCGTTATACATTGACACGTGTAAACACACTTTGTGGAATCGGAAAAGTGGCCGGATATTTCATTGATGCATTAGCTCGACGAGTTTATAGTCCATCTCAAGAAAGTTTCTTACCTGCAACCGAGTCAACTCAGGAGAACGAGTTCTTGTACCATCAATTTTATGAAGCTTGTCCGTTCCTAAAATTTGCTCATTTCACGGCGAATCAAGCAATCTTAGAAGCGTTTCAGGgtcatgattatgttcatgtgaTAGATTTTAATCTAGTGCACGGTCTTCAGTGGCCGGCATTGATTCAAGCTCTAGCTCTACGTCCCGGTGGACCACCGGTTTTGAGACTAACCGGAATTGGTCCCCCATCAACAGACGGCAGTGACTCGCTTCGTGAAATCGGATTACGGATAGCCGAAGTAGCTTGGTCCGTCAATGTTAAATTCACCTTCCGAGGAGTGGCAGCGTCACGGCTCGACGATGTAAAGCCATGGATGCTGCAAGTTAAGCCATTTGAAGCCGTAGCTGTAAACTCAATAATGCAGCTCCATCGGTTACTAGGAACCGATTCAACTCGCGGATCACCACCGATTGACACAGTACTAAGTTGGATTCGAAGCTTAAACCCGAAGATTGTGACGGTTGTTGAACAAGAAGCGGACCATAATCAACCTGGATTCTTATCCCGGTTCACAGAAGCCTTGTACTATTATTCCACAATCTTTGACTCGTTAGATGCTTGTGGACTTCATCAAGAAAAAGCTTTTGCAGAGATgtacatacaaaaggaaatatGCAATGTGCTGAGTTGCGAAGGTATAAGTCGGGTCGAACGTCATGAGCCGCTGATTAAATGGCGAAACAGACTCGTAGACGCAGGGTTCGGACCGTTACATCTCGGTTCAAATGCTTTGAAACAAGCAAGGATGTTGTTGACATTGTTTTCAGCTGAAGGCTATTCAGTGGAAGAAACTGAGGGTTTTCTGACATTGAATTGGCAAAGCAGGCCTCTCATTGCAGCTTCCGCTTGGCAGCCCTTCGCATCAGATTAG